From the Halalkalicoccus sp. NIPERK01 genome, one window contains:
- a CDS encoding redoxin domain-containing protein, with product MVEEGQPAPDFTVPIAGGEAYNDVGEFTLSEHLGEGPVVLAFFPAAFTSGCTEELCTFRDSLSAFDAVDASVYGISTDLPFAQNEFIRQEGLTFPLLSDFEHEAIRRYDVVLEGFYDVMSVAERAVFVLDSEGTVVYRWVRSGENPDFALLVDEVREAVEAIADD from the coding sequence ATGGTCGAGGAAGGCCAGCCAGCCCCCGATTTCACGGTCCCGATCGCCGGCGGAGAGGCGTACAACGACGTCGGCGAGTTCACCCTCTCGGAGCATTTGGGAGAGGGCCCGGTGGTCCTCGCCTTCTTCCCGGCGGCGTTCACGAGCGGCTGTACCGAGGAGCTCTGTACCTTTCGCGATTCCCTGAGCGCCTTCGATGCGGTCGACGCGAGCGTCTACGGGATCAGCACCGACCTCCCGTTCGCCCAGAACGAGTTCATCCGCCAGGAGGGGCTCACCTTTCCGTTACTGAGTGACTTCGAGCACGAGGCAATCCGGAGATACGACGTCGTCCTCGAGGGCTTCTACGACGTGATGTCCGTCGCCGAGCGTGCGGTGTTCGTCCTCGATTCCGAGGGAACGGTCGTCTACCGGTGGGTTCGATCGGGCGAGAACCCGGATTTCGCCCTGCTCGTCGACGAGGTTCGCGAGGCCGTCGAGGCGATCGCGGACGACTAA